In Lolium rigidum isolate FL_2022 chromosome 7, APGP_CSIRO_Lrig_0.1, whole genome shotgun sequence, the DNA window ggatgaaatatccttgaagaaagcttgacttatcgaaaaattgtttacgacaaagttcaaagagttgaatacgataagattagatcttccgtagcaattggatgaagtaagtatcacggagttggaatcttcaccagatgaaatagtcaaagagtttttgatttcatcagagacgatgaagaggcttgcatctgcaagaaattaagtggaagcgctaagacacatttataatactttatgtaggtgacatatagttggttataaatgatgtaattatatacttgattaaaaaggtttcattgagaattaacttcaatgaaaggatatggactgaaacaaatttagtgtcaagatctatgaagatagattgaaacacataaataagtttaagtcaaagtacatatgatggatattgaagtagttcaatatagaaatattaagaaaatgttcttgtcatgtgaaggtttaacaagacttgagtgtatctgacactcaatgagtaaaaacacatgagtgattatagatcacgaataatatgtacacaatccgatatcatgtgctataaagtgttatgagcatataccgaatgattcatatgatgatcattggacgacaagtaagaatatccttgagtactttagcagaactaaggatatatatattttttttgtatgaagaaatgacaaacaaatcgctgtaaggtgttacaccgatattggttttgtcacatataaaatataatttcaatctcaaattagactaagtgttgtttaaaaggtagcacaatgaggtagaagttgtctatgctagatttagaagagttctaaatattgtgacggattctacaaaagaaggcagagtatgtcattattttgacaatgacaaaggatgttaagtcaagaggttctttgagaacttggtgtagttccgacagagtcgaactttgaagctatattgtgtgtgacaatattagtgacatatttcggacagcggaattaaggttccaccagaagatcaaacatatttaatgccaactcatttggaaatgagtgatgcgttgagacgcaaatgaattacaaaatacatacgtttcgagcgtgtcggatccgatgactaaaaacctctcccgtgagcaatacatgataaagcaccagaaggccaaggtgttatatctttacaaatgtaaactagattattgactctagtgcaagtgggagattgaaggagatatgccctagaggcaataataaagtggttattatttatatctttatgtttatgataaatgtttatatatcatgctataactgtattaaccgaaacattagtacatgtgtgatatgtagacaacaagaagtccctagtatgcctcttaaactagcttgttgattaatggatgattagtttcataatcatgaacattggatgttattaataacaaggttatatcattatatgaatgatgtaatggacacacccaattaagcgtagcataagatctcatcattaagttatttgctataagctttcgatacatagttacctagtccttatgaccatgagatcatgtaaatcacttataccggaaaggtactttgattacatcaaatgccactgcgtaaatgggtggttataaaggtgggattaagtatccggaaagtatgagttgaggcatatggatcaacagtgggatttgtccatcccgatgacagatagatatactctgggccctctcggtggaatgtcgtctaatgtcttgcaagcatatgaataagttcataagagaccacataccacggtacgagtaaagagtacttgtcagagacgaggttgaacaaggtatagagtgataccgatgatcaaacctcggacaagtaaaaatatcgcgtgacaaagggaattggtatcgtatgtgaatggttcattcgatcactgaagtcatcgttgaatatgtgggagccattatggatctccagatcccgctattggttattggtcggagtgagtactcaaccatgtccgcatagttcacgaaccgtagggtgacacactcaaagttggatgttgaaatggtagaacttgaatatggaatggagttcgaatatttgttcggagtcccggatgagatcccggacatcacgaggagttccgaatggtccggagaataagattcatatataggaagtcatattccaagtttggaaatgatccggtgcatttatggcaggttctagaaggttctagaaaagtccggaagaaatcaccatggaaagtagagtcccggagggactccaccttgcatggccagccaaccctaaaggggaggagtccaaggtggactccctagggtggccggccaaccccctcatggaaggggggaatcccaccccaagtgggattcccaccttgggtaggtttccctacatatgggaggtttcatgttggggtcttattcgaagacttggataccaacacttggggatttccacctatataatgaggaggagaggtagggggctgcccactcttggccgcaccacctagggctgcccttggccggcgccctagcctccccctctctccccaaaccctagcggtatctctcctccaccacatcccgcacgcttaagcgaagctccgccggatttctccaccaccaccgacaccacgccgtcgtgctgtcggattcaagaggagctactacttccgctgcccgccggaacggggaggtggacgtcgtcttcatcaacaaccgaacgtgtgaccgagtacggaggtgctgcccgttcgtggcgccggaagcgatcgtgatcaagatcttctacgcgcttttgcaagcggcaagtgaacgtctaccgcagcaacaagagcctcatcttgtaggctttggaatctcttcaagggtgagactcgatatcccctcgttgctaccgtcttctagattgcatcttggcttggattgcgtgttcgcggtaggaaattttttgttttctatgcaacgttatccttcatgttgaccaccacttTGTGACATATCTGGCATGCTAGGAATAAAGTTCGAGATGGAGAACCGTTGATGCATCCAAGGTGTGTTGCGGAAAAGATCTTGGCTTATATTCAGATGATCTTTAAACCTACCTCTAACCAAAGGCGTGAGACTACTTCTTCAGTGCTCCGATGGTCTCCGCCGTCGGTAGGTATGTATTTGGTGAGCGTTGATGCTGCGATCTTCGCTTCATCACGCCAGATGGGGATGGACGTCGTGATCCGTGACCACAACGGCACCTACTTAGCTGCATGCCGTGAGCGGCATGACGAGGTCATGACGCCAGAGTTGGCTGAGGCACTTGCCATGCGTCATGCAATCAGTCTAGCCAAAGATGTAGGTTTTGAGAACATTATCGTCAGCTCAGATTGTCTCTCGGTGGTGCAACGGGTGACAGTAGGGACTGACAATCATTCATTATGTGGTCCTGTAATACGTGATATCAGGCAGCTCGCGAGGTCCTTCACCTCTTACACCTTTTCATCATGTAAACCGTGGTTTAAACGGGTCTGCTCATTGTTTGGCTAAGTGTAGTGAGTCTCTTATTTTTCTCAGTGCAGCGTGGGGTTGCTCCAGAGTGTATCCAGGAGATACTTTGTAATGGCATTATGATTATGTGATCAATAAACCCacgtttctctcaaaaaaaaaacacctcCGCGTCAGTGGTTGGATCCTTCGGTGCTAGCACGTGACTGGTGCATGAGCACGTGGGTCTCACCCACTTTCCTCTTTTTCTTAATCTCTTCCCAATCAAGTGTGTTTATCCTTTTTTTCTCCGTTGCTGGCCACGCTGGTGCTAAGCCTCCCCCACCTCTTGTCCCTCTGGCGAGCACCAAACCCACCGCCCTCAACTCCGGTGTTGGCAGCCTTCTCCTCCCTTCACTCTTTCCTTCCTTCCTCTCTCTCCGTGAAACTCCCCCGTTTGGTTGAATTTTTTGCCTCGTCTTCACCGAGGAACGACACGACATCTATCTGAAATCTCAGGTCGCCATGGCGTTACGGCTAGAGATGGAGGCCGCCATGGGGCTTCCTCACTGGACTCTGCCACCGTGGTGCGCCACGGGCTTCCGTACCGGAATCTATGCGCCACCGCAAGGTGCGGCCATGGCTGCCGCCACCGCGAGGTCCGCCCTGCATCTCCACCCATGTCACTCCCCCTTTGCCGGTGCCATTGAGGCGCGCATCGAAAACAAGGTGGGCTCTGCCCATGCATGGTCGAGCTAGCCCCCTCCCTCATCATGCGAGGTTGTCACGCGTCGTGCTGGCATCCACGCCAGCAAGGACGCTCACGTCGCCGCATGGGTAGTCTCGCTGGAGGGCAATCACACACAGTCGAGGGGCAGCACCCCTACACCTCCTTCCCATCCCCACCATGCGTGCAGATGACGAAACCCTGAGAAGACTGTACTCATGCAACCAGTCGTTGAGATGGAGGCTACAAAGTTCCCGCTCATGCGACATCGATTGTGCGCGGGAGAAGGCCGCTACAGGTCGTCCTTGCCTTCCTGGTGATGCAAAGGGCGGTTGTTGAAGCTGCAAAGAGCACATGCTAGAGCTTCAATTGGTCAACAGTAATGCTGCAAATTACGAGCGGCGGAGCTGCAAATTATCATCGACAGTGCTGCAAGCGGTTACCTACGGTGCTACAAACAGTCAGCGGTAGTTCTTCAAACGGTTTGCGGTAGTCAGTGATGGTGTTGTAAGAAACAAGTGACGGTGCTTCTAGCCGGAGTTGGGATGTTGTCGACGGTGCACCGCCAAGTAGTTGACGATGCTACGATAGTATAAACTTTTTGTGCAAATGTTCTGTTGTTTTGGTACTTTAGCATGACATTATTGCTACAAGATCTAAGACGAGGTCTGTTTAGCTTCAATAGCACAAAGTTGTGAAATTTTCTTGTATGAGTATTAGAGAGATTGTAAAAAAAAGACGATCTATAGAGATTCCCCATCTATATCCAATCGAGAATAGAAGTGTCTCCCTTTCGGCTTGTCGATAGACGAAGGAAGCGCCCACCCAGCAGGAGGGCTAAAACCTGTAGTTTTGAAGTTGCAAACTCCAGCTTCGAAGCTGGAGTTCTTTAGCCCTTTAGGGTCTGTTTTCATATCTAGCTCTGTGAAAACCCACGTACTCTTCTTTCAAACACCCTACGTACCTTCTGCTTTTTTAGGTCGCCTATCCGTGTTcaacttgtttttttttgtttttttagttgAACctattttttgcttcaatgaagtaaAAGCTTGGtccagtctcggctatccgacgcccttcgactgTGCTTGGTCTTGGTTCTGCAGGTCTTCGTCGCCGCCCCTCGCTCGCATGCCAAGTCATAGTGATTATCCTTTGAGGTGCTAGCCTCCCGAGGGGGTTCGGTTGGCTTCGGTTGTGCTGACCTTCCCCTTCCCCTGTgttcttttttcgttttttagGTGTCTTCTTCTCCCCTGTACCCCTTGTATCTCCTTCTATCTGTTTGTAAGAACATAGGCCTGCCAGGCTACTTTCGTGGAAATATAACAAGCGGTGGGGTTTTTTCCCCGTCAACCCTcggaaaaaaaaagtaaaagcGGAGCTATTTTGAAGCAAATTCAAgattttagcaaaaaaaaatagACATGTCAATGTGAACTGGAGGCCGAAAGAAAAATATGCCCCCAAGGATTCCTGGCACTACCCATTGTCTATGGAAAACGCTTGTCATCCGATGATCGATCAGGAAAAGGATGGGTCGCTCGGTTCCGCGTCCGCTGGTGGGCCGCGACTCGCTGGCTTGCCTGGTATCTGGCCCATCAATTGTTCGCCCGCATGACCCATCACATGTTCGCCCACACGTTCGGCCCAGCACTCAACACACATAGAGACCAATTGCTGGTGCGTTGCTTCGCTTCTTTGTGCACCCGATTTTTGTTGTATTCGTGTGTGAATTTTTGTAAAGATAATTGGtgttttttgttgtaattcaatatgtaccaaattaaatcttgcttgaacactttgcagtgtttgcaaacatatatatttttgttttaATCGTTTCTAACTTTTGTACAAATAGTTGGTggattttgttgtaattcaatttgTAGCAAATTAATTGTTACTTCACCACTTTGCAGTGTTTGCAAATATATATACTTTTGTTGTAATCATTTGACACCTTTGTAAAAAGAGTTTGCGACTTTCGTAGCAAATTAAATGTCACTTGACTACTTTGCAAAATTTTGCAAACATGTTGATTTTGTAATCATCTGTAGCTTTCTATAAAAGAAATTGGTGACTTTTATTGTAACTAAATATGTAGCAAATTAATTATTGTTTAACCAACTTTTCATGGCCACTAAACACATGTTTTTTTATTGTAATagttgttgatttgttgttgtaATTTTTATGTATTCATGTTGTAAACCAACATGTGGCAAAATAATTGTTGTTTAACCACTTTTTGTAACCTTGAGATAATgaaatttttgttgtaatagtacatATCTTTTATAGGCTGAGTCGGAGATTTTGTTGTAGTACTCGTATGAGTTGAATCGGTCATAGAGTGGTattttgttgtaaatattgaGAAGATTAGGCCCAAAGGAATACACCCTTTCGGTTTAATTGGATTGAGTTTACAAAAACGTAGCGTTGCCCATTATCTATTGAGGTAAACCGAATCTAAATCGGTGAAGAAGATTTGACTGGAGTTCCGATCGATCTCAGCTTTTGGATCATTTTGGCTGGAATGGGTATTTGATGCGTAGACAAGAATTTTCAATGCCTAAGTTGTGGCAGTTTGAACGGGTACTAGGTTCTTTTTCGAATTTCCAGCCAGACTTAACAATATTGGCAAAGTGTGGCAAGAACTAAACAACTCCGTTCGTAATTGAAAATCTCTCTACCCACTGCCTTGAACTCGTCATCGAAAATCTTAGTCCAGTCGATTGGTGCTTCCTTTGAACTCGTCATCGAAAATCTTTAAACATTTCCTAGTCGATTGGTGTGTTTCAAGTCAAAGTTCTTAGTGTCGTTATGCACTCGTGGTTCTGGGGCAACGAAAAGAACTGCCGTTCACTTTCCGTCTCATTAATTACTTCATCTGCTCATTCCTCTCATAGACAGAGTTACTAATCATCGAATCGCAGCCACTGGTAAAATCGATGAAAGATTTTGAAATGTAGAGCCCTGATGTACACGACCCGCGATGGGGTTTGCCGCGGCGCATGTAACGAAGGGCGCGCGTCTATCTCCCAGGCGTGTAACCGCGGCAGCTCATCCGAATAGGGTACACGCTGCCACTTGACTTACACCTGGTTGAACAGGTAACCATCTCACTCTGATCTAAGGAAaacggatcaaagattgcaagaaaACCCAGAAAGAATCGGTAGGATTCGGCGGAGGAATGAATGTGTCAGATCTCGACAAGAGCGAATCCGTATGTGGAAACCCCGAAGAACGCTCGGTCAGATGATCGACTGGTTCGCTTGTGGCTGGTGGTCAGCTGGCGCTCGGCCACCGCCGAAGCCGGCTCCGCGCCGCTGAACCAGCGAAACCTAGGAAGACGAAGACGTAAAGGAGAGGCGAAATACGGCAATAAGATCTCAAGAAAACACAAACGCAAACGGGTAGACAGAGGGATTCTGCCGGAACCGGagacgaggaagaggagagctGCTGCTAAGCTGCGGCGCCGCCGGGTTATATAGAGCGCACGGAAGGGTTCGCAGTCTAGGGTTCGGTTCTGTTTCGGCGCTCTGGGCCTGGTAACGTGAGTGGGCCTGCTCACAAAGAGCTCTAAATCCGACCACGCGACTCGGCCCAGGCATGTGCATTCGGAAAATGCAAACAAGGGATGCGGATACAATATGCTTCTACCGTGGAATGAACATACATGTCTATCATGGAACATTTGCATGATTTTTTAAAAGGGTAATTACAACTGTTAGATTTCTGCAAGTGCCATCATCACCGCTCGCCGTTGTAGGACACAAGGAAGCATCGTCGCCCTCAAGGGTTCTGTGAGTCGAAGAGATGGGCCATCGAAGGCGGAGCCTATGTTGTTGGAGCGCATCAATCGTGGATCATCCCCATGCTTCTCGAGACTAGATCTATCGCTTTCGTTGACCAAGTTGAGGCAAACCTGCAAATCTGCCACCCTCTAGCCTCTTTCCATGCTCCTAGACCGTCGTACATCCTTGCACATCGACGACCGCCACCCACATCACAGAACTACAAATCAGCCTCACCATCGGAGAGACATAAGACAATTTCCATTAGTCCCCCGACGTCGCTCCCAAGAACACTGCCTGCCAAGTTGGATTTGTGGCTAGGAAAAGATTATTCAAACAGTCAGGATCGTCGCCATCAAAGCGCCTACCATGTGACACACAATTTCTAACCCTAACATAGCATCCAAAGCAGTAAGTCGGGGGCAGCGAGATCACTGGCGGATCTACTTAGGAGCGGGTTGCACAGGACACCAGGTAGAAAAAAGGTTCTTTGTAAAATGGCAATTTTTCACCATGTATGCACCCTGAAAAATATGAATTTTATCTATCATGTCACCCGTTTGCACCCCGATACCGAATGCTCTAGCTCCGCCGAACGACCACCTCCCTTATCGCTTGTGGGTAAGGGGAGCGCGCAGTTTCTCAGGATATGTTCTGTATTTGTGCGTTCTCTCGCTTTAGTTTCACGCTAAGCTCATCTCTGGAATGCTGTTGAGTTTTGCAATGGTCTCGTGAGAGGTTCCAGTATTTCACTTTAGCCTTAAATTTTGTGTTTTATTAGCAAGTCATGTCTCATTTGAATTGGTTGCGCGTAGAGTTAGGAATgaagaaacaaaacaaatgatGGTGGGTCAAAGATTCCAAATCACATGACCATTCAGTGCAGACGATTCTGCGGGCCTTTGTTTGCATCAAAAATCGAGCTCCTGGAATTTTCAGGCCTTCATTAGACTGAAACCATAAACTCATGAATCCTGGCCATGAACTCTTTTAATGAATTAATGTGCGGTCCTGGTGTGAATAATGACACAGGGGGTCATATTTAcagaaaataaaatgatgccggACATGAACAGAAAACATCAGCTCGACCGAGTCATATGCAAAGGTTATACTTCTTTTTTAGCACAAAACCTACAATCATACGGAGTATTTGGCATTAAAAGAAATTACTTTCACATGCAGGACCATGCTCCTGGGAGTCAAGTTGTATATCCGTTGTATAAGTCGACATATGTTTAACCCAGTCCTATGTTTAATGAAGATGTGGTAAATTCTCTATAAAAAAAACTTTCCATTGAGCACCTCAACAATGAAATACCAACGGAAGAATCCCAATTTCTCTCAACTGTGTGATTCTGAAAGATGTTTTAAATGCTTCACTCCAATGAAAATGGAGAAGTTAACAATAGTATACAGTGGTATTACCGCAGGCTATCGCATCAGTTAATCAGCTGGTCTGACAAGCAAATCATGCAGATCATATAAATAACAGCCGACAAGCAGACCAATAAGCTTACAGCATCATCCTTCCTGAACCACGTCTTGTTGTTCTAAACAACCTAAACAAATTTGATGCATGATGTTAGGACAGATGCATGCCATTACAAGAGACCACACATTGTTGTACATGTACCCTTTCCAAGATATGCTGAACTTGCAGATGAGCAAAACCTACCCCATGTCCCTGCTTTTCTACAGTGTACCTTCATGCTCATTGCCCTAAACTCTGGGTTCCGATGCAAGAATAATCTTCTTCCTAGGACCCTGAAAGAACAGACACCTTAAGCTTGACCTTTGCACCTCAAATCAAATTATACATATGTACAAGAAAGAACACAGACGAACAATGACTTCACATTGAATTGGGCATTAACTACGTACCATGTCATCAGACCAAAAAAAAATGTAAGTGCATGCAGTATTTTTCTAAGGCAGCCCAATTTCCATAGCAAAATTGTCTAAGCTCATGctttttaacacttctgtacacttAGTTAGCAATAGAGTTTACAATTTATGTAGAATATACGAAAATATAACTATTTTTCCATACTAAAATTACTCTTCAGATGACAGATGTGAGAAGTGAAGAAATAGCCAACTTTAGCAAAATTCAAGATCTGACATGATGTAATGCACTTACCATCGGGATACCCAAGGCCTTGAGATCACTTTCAGTCATGTGACGTAGGGCTGCCATGTCAACCTGCAAGACAATTGTCAACCAAATAGGCGGAGAAAAACTATATTCGACAGATTTAGGGAATAGCCAAACCTCCTCTGCCTGGAAGTTAACAGAATACTTCTCAAGTCCAAGTGATTTCAGGAAATTGTCGATTGGACTTTCAGCCTGCAAGTGTTCCCAAAGGAGAAGATGTTGGGTAAGAACATAAAACAAGCCAGAAagtttatttaaaaaaattctaTCGCACATTCTCAAAATAACTATGTTAAGAACAAGCTGTACCACGTACATTGAAGGATGTTTATAACATGTTCAGCAACAAACACTCCAGTCATAACCAACATACAACAATGCCGAAATTTGTAGTAAAATACAGAGGCACAAGAATAGTTAATTCTACGCATTTCACACGACAAAGTAAAATAACTTCAATATAAGTATCCATGTGGAACAACATAACCCTGTACTACAGAGCACTTACTACCCAGTCAACATGCAACAAGCTACCCGTTGTTGGTTAACTAGGGCAGAGGTTTTGAATAAAACAATTGAACAGCCCCTCATTTAGAGTTCCTCATAATGAAATGTAGCATGAACACTTGTCAGATGATAGTTAATCTGCCTGTTGCTTTCTTGGATATATAACAGGGTGTAAAGCATCCTTATCCAATTCTTAAAAGTTTACGTTACGGCGACTTGTCTATCTCTAAAATTGTTGACCATGATATATATACACATAAGTTCAGGTACACATTCGCCTACAGCAAATCTTGCTTCCAGGAAGTGCTAAACTTACACAAAGGCCCAGCTATAAAAGGACCTATGCTTACATGGCAATGGCTAATGAGATATCTCAGAATTTTATGCACAAGGTCAGCATAAAGGATCAAAGGGAAATGCTGAAAATGCACAACAAATTATTATACTCCGTAATAATCTTGGTAGGAAAATGTCTTTGGAAACGAAATGgaaatgaaagagcttaaacgttTAAAATCACTAACAAAACTTAACAAAAAGCTGTAGACAAATAGATTCTCAAGGATAAAATGTTAATGATGCTCTCTATGGAATGGAATAAACAAAGCAAGCTAAACGAAAATACCGTCATAACACAAAGTTGTCCAAAAGTAGTACTACAAATTTCATGCTGGGTACAATAAATAAGGTCGATTCCAGCAATACATGCCTTAGCTTCAAGCTAATCGCCAAGAGACTAAAGCCTATGGGCAAATGAAATTCTGGCACATGTAGAAAGCAGAGAAACTGGGAAACATATACTACCAACAGAATACATACCTTTGGCTGAGAAGTCTTCTTAGATGATGACGGTTTTGCTACTTTCTTACTTTGGCGTACAGGCCTTTCATCAGCATTTTCACGCCTTGTGACTTTCACAATCTCCGATACAGGTTTTACCTTTCGAGGGTCAGCATTTGATGGTTGTGGGTGCATTGTTCCAGATAGCTTCTCACGTAGATCACGTACACCTGAAACCTTTTGACCGGCAGACCCTTGCTGAGAGTTTTTCCTCTGAAGCTTGAATCGCAAATCCCGTGGATCAGCTGATCCTTAAGTGCAGACAGATAAAGTTAAATGGGACCAGGATAAAAGGTAGCTTGTCTGACTTCATTTAAGGTGCATCGACAGATAGATTACTTGAAGCCGATCCATTATCTTCCCGGTAAAGATCATGCTTCCATTTATCATCAGTTTGTCGCTGCCTACAGACAGTACAGGGCAAGAAATATCAATATTGCTGAAACTGGCTAGTCTAGCGGAATAGGGAAACATGAACGGTGAAACGGTGCACCAGAATATTCGCGATCGGCAAGAAGGATCACCTAATAACTTGAAATATGCATGCTAACATAGAGCATTCCGATTTCTTTTACATGCGGTCGTGAACACATCAAGGCTCATGTCACCAAACATCACACAGTATGAGTTTACATGAGAATAGAAGTGCGCTAACACATTATTCATCCTTTGATTGATGTTAATGTTGGACTCCTTTGTTTGGAAATAACAAGCTAATCTATTAAAAAATCAGCAGCAAGCAGTCAGCTTTGCAACAGTTCATAACTCGGTTTGATAAGTTTCTGTTAGATTGAGTTAAACAGACTGTGTTTCGTAGGTTATCTCAGTACCTTCTAACTAAACACCAAGATACCCCAACTTATGAAAACACAAAACAATTGTAAAAGCAAGCGATTGTCCAAAGTACCTCCAAAGACAACAAAAAATAAAGGATTATGCAGAAACCTAAGCTACAATACCCATGGTATGCTGACATAGTGACATCGCAGACCAATTCAGGATATCTCCCATGCTGAAGCACTGGATCTGCCCCCACAATTTCCATCACTCCACAATGTTCATCACCCGGACGACAATGACAACATACATCCCGTGCCACATAGCCCGTCCCTACTCCATGGGACCTCAATTAGAGCATGACAGAAGGCATGGAATCTACCACTCTCCATCCGAGGCCAAGCAACCAAAAACCACGCCCCAATGTCCACCATCTCTAAGTCTAACCACACACGAGCGCACAGGGCGAGCATCGCTTAGCTAAGGTTACAGAACGAGCATGCGGACTACAAGAGCACGCACAAGGGAACATCAGCAGCAGGCGCGAAGAGCCTACTTCAGATTCGAATCGGGAGGGGGGCGGAGCCCTGTTCAAGACGGGGGAGGGGGCAGCGTAGAAACGATACGGAGGGGGGAGCGGAGCTTGAGCTGACCTCTTGAAGACCGCCTGACGGGCCCGGAGCGCAGGgtcggcgccgccgcggccggagGGGCGGTCGGCGTCGAGGCGCTCGTGCACGGAGGGCTTGCGGCCGGTGGAGATCTGGTCCGCATACATCTCCGCCGCTGTGCCTGCGTacggcggccggcggggcggCTGGTCTAGGGTTTCGGCTTTCGGAGCCGACGCGAGGCGAGGGAGGAGGGACGGTggtgaggaaggaggaggagatgaGCGAACGAGTGGCTAGTGCGGCTGGGAGGTGGCCCCCATTTGTCTGTACAGAATTAAGCCATGTTTGGAAGTTTTGCaacaaatgaaaaaaaatcaTGTAGGATTTGGAAATCCAATTGGCTCATGGCAGATATGAACTCACTATGTgaaaacatattttgaatttttttaaaaaaataaatttcgtatatacatcttgacattctatgttccTACACCTCGATCAATTTGGGCGACGGACTACTAAATGTTGGATGTTATATGTTTGATCTTTGTTTTGTCTAGATGTCGCCCTATGCACATGATATATTGAAGCCGGTACTTTGTGATGCATCAGGTGATTTCCACTACCTCTAACAACGGTTCATATGGTTGTCTTTCAATGGATTAAAGTACATGCTGCTATAGGATAACATGAATTTAATGCTTCAAAGTAGTAACACCATTAGCTTTCATGTCACTCTTTTCAAATATACTAAGCACCCTTTGTTATCATTTAATTTTGTAAAAGAAAAGGTACAAATGCTTGACACCGTATTTGGGTTTATTTTGCGAGGGTCCGAGAAAGATTGTTCTGGACTTGACAGCATTATATATTTAAGATGCAAAAGTTGAAA includes these proteins:
- the LOC124674294 gene encoding ankyrin repeat and SAM domain-containing protein 6-like isoform X2, whose translation is MYADQISTGRKPSVHERLDADRPSGRGGADPALRARQAVFKRQRQTDDKWKHDLYREDNGSASTDPRDLRFKLQRKNSQQGSAGQKVSGVRDLREKLSGTMHPQPSNADPRKVKPVSEIVKVTRRENADERPVRQSKKVAKPSSSKKTSQPKAESPIDNFLKSLGLEKYSVNFQAEEVDMAALRHMTESDLKALGIPMGPRKKIILASEPRV
- the LOC124674294 gene encoding ankyrin repeat and SAM domain-containing protein 6-like isoform X1, giving the protein MYADQISTGRKPSVHERLDADRPSGRGGADPALRARQAVFKRQRQTDDKWKHDLYREDNGSASRSADPRDLRFKLQRKNSQQGSAGQKVSGVRDLREKLSGTMHPQPSNADPRKVKPVSEIVKVTRRENADERPVRQSKKVAKPSSSKKTSQPKAESPIDNFLKSLGLEKYSVNFQAEEVDMAALRHMTESDLKALGIPMGPRKKIILASEPRV